From Pseudomonas vanderleydeniana, the proteins below share one genomic window:
- a CDS encoding sigma-70 family RNA polymerase sigma factor: MAEPDSKLDIYLANRQALVDYVAPIVGGQAQAEDVVQDAWLRFDARDTRPVQRPVAYLYRIVRNLALDLTRRLHSDKYQPGGAELLETLVAATPSPEHQLYHQDELSQLEDALAELPERTRIAFEMHRLGGCTLQQVANHLGISVGLAHSLVRTALTHCAERLGEGDE; the protein is encoded by the coding sequence ATGGCCGAGCCAGACTCCAAGCTCGATATCTACCTCGCCAATCGCCAGGCCCTGGTCGACTATGTCGCGCCTATCGTCGGCGGCCAGGCCCAGGCTGAAGACGTGGTACAGGATGCCTGGCTGCGTTTCGATGCGCGTGACACCCGCCCCGTGCAACGGCCGGTAGCCTACCTCTACCGCATCGTGCGCAACCTGGCCCTGGACCTGACTCGGCGCCTGCACAGCGACAAGTACCAGCCCGGCGGCGCCGAACTGCTGGAGACCCTGGTCGCAGCCACGCCATCGCCCGAACACCAGCTGTATCACCAGGACGAACTGAGCCAACTGGAAGACGCCCTGGCCGAGTTGCCCGAACGCACCCGCATCGCCTTCGAAATGCATCGACTGGGCGGCTGCACCCTCCAGCAGGTCGCCAACCACCTGGGCATCTCCGTCGGCCTGGCCCACTCGCTGGTACGCACCGCCCTCACCCATTGTGCCGAGCGACTGGGAGAAGGCGATGAGTAA